The following coding sequences lie in one Primulina huaijiensis isolate GDHJ02 chromosome 2, ASM1229523v2, whole genome shotgun sequence genomic window:
- the LOC140969116 gene encoding uncharacterized protein isoform X3, whose product MRACERACWGIFLVCLSFAVSLCSADEQTVAVEVVGTAECADCKTYNIKSTQAFSGLRVSVDCKLENGETKRMGDADIDKNGKFKISISHEPDQNCYVQLHSAAAVPCLSHGGLDASKIVLKSQTNGAKTFSLSTNLQFSTAPCASKTLSSYFHQPPLPPLSPHPWLKSYHSWPPLPPLSPHPWLKSYNWPPLPPLSPHPWLKGSHSLPPLSPFPPLPPLFHHKQPPAPVIYTPPVVQPLPPLAPVYTPSPVYTPKPSVPVYKPKPPVPVVYKPKPPVSKPAPEVKPLPPAVPSYKPPCPPLPKLPPLPKFPPKYFHHPKYGFNFPPLPPHHP is encoded by the exons ATGAGAGCTTGTGAAAGAGCCTGTTGGGGCATTTTCTTGGTATGTCTATCATTTGCAGTGAGTTTATGCAGTGCAGATGAACAGACAGTAGCAGTGGAAGTCGTAGGGACTGCAGAATGTGCTGATTGCAAGACATACAACATTAAATCCACTCAGGCATTTTCAG GGCTTCGTGTGAGCGTGGACTGCAAGCTAGAAAATGGCGAAACCAAAAGAATGGGCGACGCTGATATCGACAAAAACGGCAAATTCAAGATCTCAATCTCACACGAACCCGACCAGAACTGTTACGTCCAGCTCCACAGCGCCGCCGCCGTGCCCTGCCTGTCCCACGGCGGCCTCGACGCCTCCAAGATCGTGCTCAAATCCCAAACCAACGGCGCTAAAACCTTCAGCCTATCCACAAATCTGCAGTTCTCCACGGCCCCGTGTGCTTCCAAAACCTTATCGTCCTACTTCCACCAGCCACCTCTCCCCCCGCTGAGCCCCCACCCGTGGCTCAAAAGCTACCATTCTTGGCCTCCTCTCCCCCCACTCAGTCCCCACCCATGGCTCAAAAGCTATAATTGGCCTCCACTTCCCCCACTAAGCCCCCACCCATGGCTCAAAGGCTCCCATTCTTTGCCTCCTCTTTCCCCGTTTCCGCCGCTTCCTCCTCTCTTCCACCACAAGCAACCGCCGGCTCCCGTCATCTACACGCCGCCTGTAGTCCAACCACTCCCTCCACTGGCCCCCGTCTACACGCCGTCTCCGGTCTACACGCCAAAGCCATCG GTTCCTGTCTACAAACCAAAGCCACCAGTTCCTGTCGTCTATAAGCCAAAGCCACCAGTCTCCAAGCCTGCTCCTGAAGTGAAGCCACTTCCTCCGGCGGTTCCATCGTACAAGCCTCCATGCCCACCGCTCCCTAAGCTTCCTCCTTTGCCTAAGTTTCCTCCAAAGTACTTCCACCACCCTAAATATGGATTTAATTTCCCACCACTGCCCCCTCACCATCCTTAA
- the LOC140969116 gene encoding uncharacterized protein isoform X2, translated as MRACERACWGIFLVCLSFAVSLCSADEQTVAVEVVGTAECADCKTYNIKSTQAFSGLRVSVDCKLENGETKRMGDADIDKNGKFKISISHEPDQNCYVQLHSAAAVPCLSHGGLDASKIVLKSQTNGAKTFSLSTNLQFSTAPCASKTLSSYFHQPPLPPLSPHPWLKSYHSWPPLPPLSPHPWLKSYNWPPLPPLSPHPWLKGSHSLPPLSPFPPLPPLFHHKQPPAPVIYTPPVVQPLPPLAPVYTPSPVYTPKPSVPVYKPKPPVPVYKPKPQVPVPAPPVYKPKPSVPVYKPKPQVPVYKPKPPVPVVYKPKPPVSKPAPEVKPLPPAVPSYKPPCPPLPKLPPLPKFPPKYFHHPKYGFNFPPLPPHHP; from the exons ATGAGAGCTTGTGAAAGAGCCTGTTGGGGCATTTTCTTGGTATGTCTATCATTTGCAGTGAGTTTATGCAGTGCAGATGAACAGACAGTAGCAGTGGAAGTCGTAGGGACTGCAGAATGTGCTGATTGCAAGACATACAACATTAAATCCACTCAGGCATTTTCAG GGCTTCGTGTGAGCGTGGACTGCAAGCTAGAAAATGGCGAAACCAAAAGAATGGGCGACGCTGATATCGACAAAAACGGCAAATTCAAGATCTCAATCTCACACGAACCCGACCAGAACTGTTACGTCCAGCTCCACAGCGCCGCCGCCGTGCCCTGCCTGTCCCACGGCGGCCTCGACGCCTCCAAGATCGTGCTCAAATCCCAAACCAACGGCGCTAAAACCTTCAGCCTATCCACAAATCTGCAGTTCTCCACGGCCCCGTGTGCTTCCAAAACCTTATCGTCCTACTTCCACCAGCCACCTCTCCCCCCGCTGAGCCCCCACCCGTGGCTCAAAAGCTACCATTCTTGGCCTCCTCTCCCCCCACTCAGTCCCCACCCATGGCTCAAAAGCTATAATTGGCCTCCACTTCCCCCACTAAGCCCCCACCCATGGCTCAAAGGCTCCCATTCTTTGCCTCCTCTTTCCCCGTTTCCGCCGCTTCCTCCTCTCTTCCACCACAAGCAACCGCCGGCTCCCGTCATCTACACGCCGCCTGTAGTCCAACCACTCCCTCCACTGGCCCCCGTCTACACGCCGTCTCCGGTCTACACGCCAAAGCCATCGGTTCCGGTCTACAAGCCAAAGCCACCAGTTCCTGTCTACAAACCAAAGCCACAAGTTCCTGTC CCGGCTCCTCCGGTCTACAAGCCAAAGCCTTCGGTTCCGGTCTACAAGCCAAAGCCACAGGTTCCTGTCTACAAACCAAAGCCACCAGTTCCTGTCGTCTATAAGCCAAAGCCACCAGTCTCCAAGCCTGCTCCTGAAGTGAAGCCACTTCCTCCGGCGGTTCCATCGTACAAGCCTCCATGCCCACCGCTCCCTAAGCTTCCTCCTTTGCCTAAGTTTCCTCCAAAGTACTTCCACCACCCTAAATATGGATTTAATTTCCCACCACTGCCCCCTCACCATCCTTAA
- the LOC140969116 gene encoding uncharacterized protein isoform X1, translating into MRACERACWGIFLVCLSFAVSLCSADEQTVAVEVVGTAECADCKTYNIKSTQAFSGLRVSVDCKLENGETKRMGDADIDKNGKFKISISHEPDQNCYVQLHSAAAVPCLSHGGLDASKIVLKSQTNGAKTFSLSTNLQFSTAPCASKTLSSYFHQPPLPPLSPHPWLKSYHSWPPLPPLSPHPWLKSYNWPPLPPLSPHPWLKGSHSLPPLSPFPPLPPLFHHKQPPAPVIYTPPVVQPLPPLAPVYTPSPVYTPKPSVPVYKPKPPVPVYKPKPQVPVVYKPKPPVSKPAPPVYKPKPSVPVYKPKPQVPVYKPKPPVPVVYKPKPPVSKPAPEVKPLPPAVPSYKPPCPPLPKLPPLPKFPPKYFHHPKYGFNFPPLPPHHP; encoded by the exons ATGAGAGCTTGTGAAAGAGCCTGTTGGGGCATTTTCTTGGTATGTCTATCATTTGCAGTGAGTTTATGCAGTGCAGATGAACAGACAGTAGCAGTGGAAGTCGTAGGGACTGCAGAATGTGCTGATTGCAAGACATACAACATTAAATCCACTCAGGCATTTTCAG GGCTTCGTGTGAGCGTGGACTGCAAGCTAGAAAATGGCGAAACCAAAAGAATGGGCGACGCTGATATCGACAAAAACGGCAAATTCAAGATCTCAATCTCACACGAACCCGACCAGAACTGTTACGTCCAGCTCCACAGCGCCGCCGCCGTGCCCTGCCTGTCCCACGGCGGCCTCGACGCCTCCAAGATCGTGCTCAAATCCCAAACCAACGGCGCTAAAACCTTCAGCCTATCCACAAATCTGCAGTTCTCCACGGCCCCGTGTGCTTCCAAAACCTTATCGTCCTACTTCCACCAGCCACCTCTCCCCCCGCTGAGCCCCCACCCGTGGCTCAAAAGCTACCATTCTTGGCCTCCTCTCCCCCCACTCAGTCCCCACCCATGGCTCAAAAGCTATAATTGGCCTCCACTTCCCCCACTAAGCCCCCACCCATGGCTCAAAGGCTCCCATTCTTTGCCTCCTCTTTCCCCGTTTCCGCCGCTTCCTCCTCTCTTCCACCACAAGCAACCGCCGGCTCCCGTCATCTACACGCCGCCTGTAGTCCAACCACTCCCTCCACTGGCCCCCGTCTACACGCCGTCTCCGGTCTACACGCCAAAGCCATCGGTTCCGGTCTACAAGCCAAAGCCACCAGTTCCTGTCTACAAACCAAAGCCACAAGTTCCTGTCGTCTATAAGCCAAAGCCACCAGTCTCCAAGCCGGCTCCTCCGGTCTACAAGCCAAAGCCTTCGGTTCCGGTCTACAAGCCAAAGCCACAGGTTCCTGTCTACAAACCAAAGCCACCAGTTCCTGTCGTCTATAAGCCAAAGCCACCAGTCTCCAAGCCTGCTCCTGAAGTGAAGCCACTTCCTCCGGCGGTTCCATCGTACAAGCCTCCATGCCCACCGCTCCCTAAGCTTCCTCCTTTGCCTAAGTTTCCTCCAAAGTACTTCCACCACCCTAAATATGGATTTAATTTCCCACCACTGCCCCCTCACCATCCTTAA
- the LOC140969134 gene encoding uncharacterized protein translates to MDVFGQYGYHGASFDQTYRCYPASFIDKSQIENGDKVIMPPSALDRLASLHIDYPMLFELQNAFTERVSHCGVLEFIAEEGTMYMPYWMMENLLLQEGDFVQVKNVTLPKGTYVKLQPHTKDFLDISNPKAILETTLRNYSCLSTGDSIMVAYNNRKYYVDIIDAKPSNAISIIETDCEVDFAPPLDYKEPEKPSVSIPKGKPPTEGLELPAETGPKFSPFTGVARRLDGNPLITQPAPVTSNVKTDALTASGQASTASFSSLSKDRLSQGRLVFGSNTERSHQASKDTSKGTKQEPPKNEEPKFQAFSGKKYSLMG, encoded by the exons ATGGACGTG TTTGGTCAATATGGATACCATGGAGCATCATTTGATCAAACATACCGGTGTTATCCTGCTTCCTTTATTGACAAG TCTCAGATAGAAAATGGTGACAAAG TCATCATGCCTCCATCAGCTCTTGATCGTCTCG CATCACTTCATATTGATTATCCTATGTTATTTGAGCTTCAAAATGCTTTCACTGAGCGGGTTTCTCACTGTGGGGTTCTGGAGTTCATTGCAGAAGAAGGCACGATGTACATGCCTTACTGG ATGATGGAGAATCTGTTATTACAAGAAGGAGATTTTGTACAAGTGAAAAATGTGACTCTTCCCAAGGGTACATATGTTAAATTGCAACCCCACACAAAGGACTTCTTGGATATCTCTAATCCAAAAGCTAT CTTGGAGACAACGCTGAGGAATTATTCCTGCTTAAGCACTGGGGATAGCATCATGGTGGCCTATAATAATAGAAAGTATTACGTAGATATCATCGATGCAAAGCCTTCTAATGCCATAAGTATTATTGAAACTGATTGTGAAGTGGACTTTGCTCCTCCTCTTGATTACAAGGAGCCCGAAAAACCTTCTGTATCCATCCCAAAAGGCAAACCACCAACAGAAG GTCTGGAGCTTCCAGCTGAGACCGGACCAAAATTCAGTCCTTTTACCGGTGTTGCAAGACGGTTAGATGGGAATCCTCTGATAACCCAGCCTGCACCAGTTACATCAAACGTCAAAACTGATGCTCTTACTGCTAGTGGGCAAGCTTCGACAGCAAGTTTCAGTTCACTAAGTAAAGATCGCCTTTCTCAAGGGAGGCTCGTATTTGGCTCAAATACAGAACGCTCTCATCAAGCCTCAAAG GACACTTCAAAAGGCACCAAGCAAGAGCCGCCAAAGAATGAAGAACCAAAATTCCAGGCCTTTTCTGGGAAGAAGTACTCACTGATGGGTTGA